One genomic region from Cellulomonas hominis encodes:
- a CDS encoding alpha/beta hydrolase family protein — MIPADLSLLHVPGTPAIAPDGSFAVVSRTAPDLDADEYTGALWRVPADGSAPPAQLTRGHRDTDPQVSPDGRWVAFLRAEPKGRPQLFVVEAAGGEPVRLTDAPLGVSAARFSPDGTELAYVARVPEEGRYSPEVEAGAERPRHITELPYRHDGVGFTRDKRRRLFVVPVPSDPATRDALPAGDAPAARPVTDGDVDVEQIAWLPGGRYVVAVAARHAGRDQDLRSDAVVVDTAADADHALHPLTDADAGSTLAVAAALPSRDGATLWLLAQDMGPTGRDFVARQTGLYRLALRPGAGVPGPDGAPVRLTDEEAVDLDPGTVAVTAEGVLAGVLHRGTVLLREHRADGTTRDLLTGPVAAHGVAVASGASVAVATVAGPATSGDLHAIDLAAGASGASRVLTDWSAPLRETGRVREPVELSATAPDGYPVHGWVVTPDPERFAGPHPTILMIHGGPYAQYTVGLFDEVQTLAEAGYAVVYGNPRGSAGYGSAHGSAIRHGFGTVDTDDVLALLDAALADPALDSARVGVMGGSYGGYLTAWLTTRTDRFAAAIVERGFLDPVSFVGSSDIGWFFGLEYLGDGDTDEARAAVAAQSPMAHVSRVTTPTLVIHSEQDWRCPVEQGQRWFVELKRRGVPSELLLFPGEGHELTRSGRPRHRLVRFEHVLGWWAKNLPVA; from the coding sequence GTGATCCCAGCCGACCTGTCGCTCCTGCACGTCCCCGGAACCCCCGCGATCGCCCCCGACGGCTCTTTCGCCGTCGTCTCGCGCACCGCGCCCGACCTCGATGCCGACGAGTACACCGGCGCGCTCTGGCGCGTGCCGGCCGACGGCTCCGCGCCGCCGGCGCAGCTCACCCGCGGCCACCGCGACACCGACCCGCAGGTGTCGCCGGACGGGCGCTGGGTCGCCTTCCTGCGCGCCGAGCCGAAGGGCCGCCCGCAGCTGTTCGTCGTGGAGGCGGCCGGCGGCGAGCCGGTGCGCCTGACCGACGCCCCGCTGGGCGTGTCGGCCGCGCGGTTCTCCCCGGACGGCACGGAGCTCGCGTACGTCGCGCGCGTCCCGGAGGAGGGGCGGTACTCCCCGGAGGTCGAGGCGGGTGCCGAGCGCCCGCGGCACATCACCGAGCTGCCGTACCGCCACGACGGCGTGGGCTTCACCCGGGACAAGCGGCGCCGCCTGTTCGTCGTGCCGGTGCCCTCCGACCCCGCCACGCGCGACGCTCTGCCCGCGGGCGACGCGCCGGCGGCCCGCCCCGTCACCGACGGGGACGTCGACGTCGAGCAGATCGCCTGGCTCCCCGGTGGCCGCTACGTGGTGGCCGTGGCCGCCCGGCACGCGGGCCGGGACCAGGACCTGCGCTCCGACGCGGTCGTCGTGGACACCGCCGCGGACGCCGACCACGCCCTGCACCCGCTGACCGACGCGGACGCCGGCAGCACCCTCGCGGTCGCGGCGGCGCTGCCGAGCCGGGACGGCGCGACGCTGTGGCTGCTCGCGCAGGACATGGGCCCGACCGGCCGCGACTTCGTCGCCCGGCAGACCGGCCTGTACCGGCTCGCGCTGCGCCCGGGCGCCGGCGTCCCGGGGCCTGACGGCGCGCCGGTGCGGCTGACCGACGAGGAGGCCGTCGACCTCGACCCGGGCACCGTCGCGGTGACCGCGGAGGGCGTGCTCGCCGGCGTGCTGCACCGCGGCACCGTGCTGCTGCGCGAGCACCGCGCGGACGGCACGACCCGGGACCTGCTCACGGGCCCGGTCGCGGCGCACGGCGTCGCGGTCGCGTCCGGCGCCTCGGTGGCCGTCGCGACCGTCGCGGGCCCGGCGACGTCCGGCGACCTGCACGCGATCGACCTCGCGGCCGGGGCGTCCGGCGCCTCCCGGGTGCTCACCGACTGGTCGGCGCCCCTGCGGGAGACCGGCCGGGTCCGCGAGCCGGTCGAGCTGTCCGCCACCGCGCCCGACGGGTACCCGGTGCACGGCTGGGTCGTCACCCCGGACCCGGAGCGGTTCGCCGGCCCGCACCCGACGATCCTCATGATCCACGGCGGCCCGTACGCGCAGTACACGGTCGGCCTGTTCGACGAGGTGCAGACCCTGGCGGAGGCCGGCTACGCCGTGGTGTACGGCAACCCGCGCGGCTCGGCGGGCTACGGCTCGGCGCACGGCTCGGCCATCCGGCACGGCTTCGGGACGGTCGACACGGACGACGTGCTCGCGCTGCTGGACGCCGCGCTGGCCGACCCGGCGCTGGACTCCGCGCGGGTCGGCGTCATGGGCGGCTCGTACGGCGGCTACCTCACCGCCTGGCTGACCACCCGCACGGACCGGTTCGCCGCAGCGATCGTGGAGCGCGGGTTCCTCGACCCCGTCAGCTTCGTCGGCTCGAGCGACATCGGCTGGTTCTTCGGGCTGGAGTACCTCGGCGACGGGGACACCGACGAGGCGCGCGCCGCGGTGGCCGCGCAGTCGCCGATGGCGCACGTCTCCCGCGTCACCACGCCGACGCTCGTCATCCACTCCGAGCAGGACTGGCGGTGCCCGGTCGAGCAGGGCCAGCGCTGGTTCGTGGAGCTCAAGCGGCGCGGCGTGCCGTCCGAGCTGCTGCTGTTCCCCGGCGAGGGCCACGAGCTGACGCGGTCGGGCCGCCCGCGGCACCGCCTCGTGCGGTTCGAGCACGTCCTCGGCTGGTGGGCGAAGAACCTGCCGGTCGCCTGA
- a CDS encoding aminotransferase class V-fold PLP-dependent enzyme, which translates to MRSLDDLRSDFDPAPGYLNAATAGVPPRRTVRALRADLDRWGSGGLDVPRYEEAVGAARARFAALTAVDVDRVAIGSQVSAMAAVVAASLPDGARVVCVDGDFTSTVYPFLAQAPRLRVCHAPADRLAEAVVPGVDLVAYSLVQSATGQVLDDDAVVAAARAAGAWTLCDLTQAAGWLPVDAGRYDVAVTAAYKWLCAPRGVGFLTVRPEVQDRLRPVQAGWYAGDDPWTSCYGPEMHLAADARRFDVSPAWQAWLGAAESLDAFAATDPAAVRAHAVGLADAFRAGLGLPPGGSAIVSLPDADGARRAALESAGCRVAGRAGRVRVAFHVWNDEEDVARALAALGARVAG; encoded by the coding sequence GTGCGCTCCCTCGACGACCTCCGCTCCGACTTCGACCCCGCCCCCGGCTACCTGAACGCGGCGACGGCCGGGGTCCCGCCCCGCCGGACCGTCCGCGCGCTGCGCGCCGACCTGGACCGCTGGGGGAGCGGCGGGCTCGACGTGCCGCGCTACGAGGAGGCGGTCGGCGCCGCGCGCGCCCGGTTCGCCGCGCTGACCGCGGTCGACGTGGACCGCGTCGCCATCGGCTCGCAGGTGTCGGCGATGGCCGCGGTGGTCGCCGCGTCGCTGCCCGACGGTGCCCGGGTGGTGTGCGTCGACGGCGACTTCACGTCCACCGTGTACCCGTTCCTCGCGCAGGCGCCGCGGCTGCGGGTGTGCCACGCGCCCGCCGACCGGCTCGCGGAGGCCGTCGTGCCCGGCGTCGACCTCGTCGCGTACTCCCTCGTGCAGTCCGCCACGGGGCAGGTGCTGGACGACGACGCCGTGGTCGCCGCAGCCCGGGCCGCGGGGGCGTGGACGCTCTGCGACCTCACGCAGGCCGCGGGCTGGCTGCCCGTGGACGCCGGTCGGTACGACGTGGCGGTGACGGCGGCGTACAAGTGGCTGTGCGCGCCGCGGGGCGTCGGGTTCCTCACGGTGCGGCCCGAGGTCCAGGACCGCCTCCGGCCGGTGCAGGCCGGCTGGTACGCCGGTGACGATCCGTGGACGTCCTGCTACGGCCCGGAGATGCACCTCGCGGCGGACGCACGGCGGTTCGACGTGTCGCCCGCGTGGCAGGCATGGCTCGGCGCCGCGGAGTCGCTCGACGCGTTCGCCGCGACCGATCCCGCGGCGGTGCGGGCGCACGCCGTCGGGCTCGCGGACGCGTTCCGCGCCGGGCTCGGGCTGCCGCCCGGCGGGAGCGCGATCGTCAGCCTGCCGGACGCGGACGGGGCGCGGCGGGCGGCGCTGGAGTCCGCCGGGTGCCGGGTCGCGGGCCGGGCGGGGCGGGTGCGGGTGGCGTTCCACGTGTGGAACGACGAGGAGGACGTCGCGCGGGCGCTGGCCGCCCTCGGCGCGCGCGTGGCCGGCTGA
- a CDS encoding AMP-binding protein, producing the protein MTDFTRPWHDSYAPGVPPVVDVPDEPLLAALDRAAAAWPDRVAVDFMGAPTTYAELADAVARGAGVLRDLGVGAGDRVAIALPNCTSHVVAFYAALRLGAVVVEHNPTYTAGELQHQLADSGATVALVWEKAVPAALEAQPGTAVRTVVAVDVSADLPAVKRFALRLPLPAARRTRAALRTTPPAGTPVWHRLVSGAAPLPADHPRPGADDVALLQYTGGTTGTPKAAVLTHRNLVANAVQGQAWTQAQPGTETIYGVLPFFHAFGLTLCLTYATRIGATLVAFPKFDPEAVLAAQRRRPGTFLPAVPPMLDRLATAAEAREADLSSFRYAISGAMSLSPATAARWERLTGGLVIEGYGMTETSPVALGSPLSPARRPGALGLPFPSTDVRVVDQEDPTREVAPGEQGELLIRGPQVFQGYWGRPEETAEQLLPGGWLRTGDVVRLDDDGFVVLVDRIKEMIVTGGFKVYPSQVEDKLRTMPGVRDVAVVGLPGGDLGEKVVAAVVMELGHAQVELQAVREWCAERLARYAVPREIVILTDLPRSQIGKVLRRVVRDDLLAAAGPA; encoded by the coding sequence GTGACCGACTTCACGCGACCGTGGCACGACTCCTACGCCCCGGGCGTCCCGCCCGTCGTGGACGTGCCGGACGAGCCGCTGCTCGCCGCCCTCGACCGCGCCGCCGCCGCGTGGCCCGACCGGGTGGCCGTCGACTTCATGGGTGCGCCGACGACCTACGCGGAGCTCGCGGACGCCGTGGCGCGCGGGGCGGGCGTGCTGCGCGACCTGGGCGTCGGTGCCGGCGACCGGGTGGCGATCGCGCTGCCGAACTGCACGTCGCACGTGGTCGCGTTCTACGCGGCGCTGCGCCTCGGTGCGGTCGTCGTCGAGCACAACCCCACCTACACCGCCGGCGAGCTGCAGCACCAGCTCGCGGACTCCGGCGCGACCGTCGCGCTGGTCTGGGAGAAGGCCGTGCCCGCCGCGCTCGAGGCGCAGCCGGGCACCGCGGTCCGCACGGTCGTCGCCGTCGACGTCTCCGCCGACCTGCCGGCGGTCAAGCGGTTCGCCCTGCGCCTGCCGCTGCCCGCCGCCCGGCGCACCCGCGCCGCGCTGCGCACCACGCCGCCCGCCGGGACGCCCGTCTGGCACCGGCTGGTGTCCGGCGCCGCGCCGCTGCCCGCCGACCACCCGCGCCCGGGCGCGGACGACGTCGCGCTGCTGCAGTACACCGGCGGCACGACCGGCACCCCGAAGGCCGCCGTGCTCACGCACCGGAACCTGGTCGCCAACGCGGTCCAGGGTCAGGCGTGGACGCAGGCGCAGCCCGGGACCGAGACGATCTACGGCGTCCTGCCGTTCTTCCACGCGTTCGGCCTGACGCTCTGCCTCACCTACGCCACGCGGATCGGCGCGACGCTGGTCGCGTTCCCCAAGTTCGACCCCGAGGCCGTGCTCGCCGCGCAGCGCCGCCGCCCCGGGACCTTCCTGCCGGCCGTCCCCCCGATGCTCGACCGGCTCGCCACGGCGGCCGAGGCCCGCGAGGCCGACCTGTCGTCGTTCCGGTACGCGATCTCCGGGGCGATGTCGCTGTCGCCCGCCACCGCGGCGCGCTGGGAGCGGCTCACCGGCGGCCTGGTCATCGAGGGCTACGGCATGACCGAGACCTCCCCCGTCGCGCTGGGCAGCCCGCTGTCCCCCGCGCGCCGGCCCGGGGCCCTCGGCCTGCCGTTCCCGAGCACCGACGTCCGCGTCGTCGACCAGGAGGACCCGACCCGCGAGGTCGCCCCGGGCGAACAGGGCGAGCTGCTCATCCGCGGCCCGCAGGTGTTCCAGGGCTACTGGGGCCGGCCCGAGGAGACCGCCGAGCAGCTGCTGCCCGGCGGCTGGCTGCGCACCGGCGACGTGGTCCGGCTCGACGACGACGGGTTCGTCGTCCTGGTCGACCGGATCAAGGAGATGATCGTCACCGGCGGCTTCAAGGTCTACCCCTCGCAGGTCGAGGACAAGCTCCGCACCATGCCGGGCGTCAGGGACGTCGCCGTCGTGGGCCTGCCCGGCGGGGACCTCGGCGAGAAGGTCGTCGCCGCGGTCGTCATGGAGCTCGGGCACGCGCAGGTCGAGCTCCAGGCGGTGCGCGAGTGGTGCGCCGAGCGGCTCGCCCGGTACGCCGTCCCGCGCGAGATCGTCATCCTCACCGACCTGCCGCGCTCCCAGATCGGGAAGGTCCTGCGCCGCGTCGTCCGCGACGACCTGCTGGCGGCGGCCGGCCCGGCCTGA
- a CDS encoding L-lactate dehydrogenase, translating into MSEQTNDVEGDELGLAGSGASPRRTTKLAVVGAGAVGSTMAYAALMRGAARSVVLYDINKAKVEAEALDLGHGIQFMPMAEVIGSDDIAACADADVVMVTAGAKQKPGQTRIDLAEATISLVKKILPSLVEVAPNAVYVMVTNPVDIVTYASLRVSGLPPTQLFGSGTVLDSSRLRYLIAQYTGVAVQNVHAYIAGEHGDTELPLWSSATIGGVPLLDWNAMEGHVPLTHEVRESIAREVVDSAYRIIAGKGATNYAVALAGSRIIEAIMKDERRILPVSSLLDGYHGISDVCLSVPSVVGRGGVGERLQVPMSTDELAGLRRSAESLRAVARRFGL; encoded by the coding sequence GTGAGCGAGCAGACGAACGACGTCGAGGGCGACGAGCTCGGCCTTGCCGGGAGCGGGGCGTCGCCGCGGCGCACCACCAAGCTCGCCGTCGTCGGCGCCGGCGCGGTCGGGTCGACGATGGCGTACGCGGCGCTCATGCGGGGCGCCGCCCGCAGCGTCGTGCTCTACGACATCAACAAGGCGAAGGTCGAGGCCGAGGCGCTGGACCTCGGGCACGGCATCCAGTTCATGCCGATGGCCGAGGTGATCGGCTCCGACGACATCGCCGCCTGCGCGGACGCCGACGTCGTCATGGTGACCGCCGGCGCCAAGCAGAAGCCCGGGCAGACCCGCATCGACCTGGCCGAGGCGACGATCTCCCTGGTGAAGAAGATCCTGCCCTCGCTGGTCGAGGTCGCGCCGAACGCGGTCTACGTCATGGTGACCAACCCGGTCGACATCGTGACCTACGCGTCGCTGCGGGTCTCGGGCCTGCCGCCGACGCAGCTGTTCGGCTCCGGCACCGTGCTGGACTCCTCGCGGCTGCGGTACCTCATCGCGCAGTACACGGGCGTCGCGGTGCAGAACGTGCACGCCTACATCGCGGGCGAGCACGGCGACACCGAGCTGCCGCTGTGGTCCTCCGCGACGATCGGCGGCGTGCCGCTGCTCGACTGGAACGCGATGGAGGGGCACGTCCCGCTCACGCACGAGGTCCGCGAGTCGATCGCCCGCGAGGTCGTGGACTCCGCCTACCGGATCATCGCCGGCAAGGGCGCGACCAACTACGCCGTGGCGCTGGCCGGGTCCCGGATCATCGAGGCGATCATGAAGGACGAGCGCCGGATCCTGCCGGTGTCGTCGCTGCTCGACGGCTACCACGGCATCAGCGACGTGTGCCTGTCCGTGCCGTCGGTGGTCGGCCGCGGCGGCGTGGGCGAGCGGCTGCAGGTGCCGATGTCGACCGACGAGCTGGCGGGCCTGCGCCGGTCCGCGGAGTCGCTGCGCGCCGTCGCGCGCCGCTTCGGGCTCTGA
- the lexA gene encoding transcriptional repressor LexA, with amino-acid sequence MAGEGTGATASTGGDDVSVVELQPDGDGLTPRQRLVLETVRASVESRGYPPSMREIGDAVGLTSPSSVKHQLTALERKGYLRRDPNRPRAIEVVQPDDSRGVAPLPGVPGIGDEDSAAREGAPEAAYVPVVGRIAAGGPILAEQLVEDVFPLPRQLVGAGELFLLKVVGDSMVDAAICDGDWVVVRRQPVAENGEIVAAMLDGEATVKTLKRQDGHVWLLPQNPAYSPIDGDHAQVLGRVVSVLRAL; translated from the coding sequence ATGGCCGGCGAGGGAACGGGTGCCACGGCGAGCACCGGCGGGGACGACGTCTCCGTCGTGGAGCTGCAGCCGGACGGCGACGGGCTGACCCCGCGCCAGCGCCTCGTCCTCGAGACCGTGCGCGCGTCCGTCGAGTCGCGCGGCTACCCGCCGAGCATGCGCGAGATCGGCGACGCGGTCGGCCTCACCAGCCCGTCGAGCGTCAAGCACCAGCTGACCGCGCTCGAGCGCAAGGGCTACCTGCGCCGCGACCCGAACCGCCCGCGAGCGATCGAGGTCGTCCAGCCCGACGACTCGCGCGGCGTCGCCCCGCTGCCGGGCGTCCCGGGGATCGGGGACGAGGACAGCGCCGCCCGCGAGGGCGCCCCCGAGGCGGCCTACGTGCCCGTCGTCGGCCGGATCGCCGCCGGCGGGCCGATCCTCGCCGAGCAGCTGGTCGAGGACGTCTTCCCGCTGCCGCGCCAGCTCGTCGGCGCCGGCGAGCTGTTCCTGCTCAAGGTCGTCGGCGACTCGATGGTCGACGCGGCGATCTGCGACGGCGACTGGGTGGTCGTCCGCCGGCAGCCGGTCGCGGAGAACGGGGAGATCGTGGCCGCGATGCTCGACGGCGAGGCCACGGTCAAGACGCTCAAGCGGCAGGACGGCCACGTGTGGCTGCTCCCGCAGAACCCGGCGTACTCCCCCATCGACGGCGACCACGCCCAGGTGCTCGGCCGCGTGGTCTCGGTGCTCAGGGCGCTCTGA
- the nrdR gene encoding transcriptional regulator NrdR yields the protein MHCPFCRHADSRVVDSRTSDDGLSIRRRRQCPQCNRRFTTIETASLSVVKRSGATEPFSREKIVNGVRKACQGRPVSEDDLAILAQRVEETLRASGSAELDAYEIGLAILGPLRDLDEVAYLRFASVYQAFESLDDFEAAITVLRAENEVARQAAAGPADGDPAGS from the coding sequence ATGCACTGCCCGTTCTGCCGCCACGCGGACTCGCGCGTCGTCGACTCCCGCACCTCCGACGACGGCCTGTCCATCCGCCGCCGCCGGCAGTGCCCGCAGTGCAACCGCCGGTTCACCACGATCGAGACCGCCAGCCTCTCGGTCGTCAAGCGCTCCGGCGCCACCGAGCCGTTCAGCCGCGAGAAGATCGTCAACGGCGTGCGCAAGGCCTGCCAGGGCCGGCCCGTCAGCGAGGACGACCTCGCGATCCTCGCGCAGCGCGTGGAGGAGACCCTGCGGGCCAGCGGCAGCGCGGAGCTCGACGCGTACGAGATCGGCCTCGCGATCCTCGGCCCGCTGCGCGACCTGGACGAGGTGGCGTACCTGCGGTTCGCGAGCGTCTACCAGGCGTTCGAGAGCCTGGACGACTTCGAGGCCGCGATCACGGTGCTGCGCGCGGAGAACGAGGTCGCGCGCCAGGCCGCCGCCGGCCCGGCCGACGGGGACCCGGCCGGGTCCTGA
- a CDS encoding LysM peptidoglycan-binding domain-containing protein, translating into MSAIAAHPRVAPSIGPRGARTAPAPVRARPAAAAEAPARLHLTRRGRVVLVLLALLVVAAGVMGGRAVADAPQRATEVTTHAVVAGETLWQIASDVAVPGEDVRDVVAQLRDLNGMADSSLIAGQVLLVPAGS; encoded by the coding sequence ATGAGCGCCATCGCAGCGCACCCGCGAGTCGCCCCGTCGATCGGTCCCCGGGGTGCCCGGACCGCTCCCGCTCCCGTGCGGGCGCGCCCCGCTGCTGCGGCCGAGGCCCCGGCGCGGCTGCACCTCACCCGGCGCGGGCGCGTCGTCCTGGTGCTGCTCGCCCTGCTCGTCGTCGCCGCCGGCGTCATGGGTGGGCGCGCGGTCGCCGACGCCCCGCAGCGCGCGACCGAGGTGACCACGCACGCGGTCGTCGCGGGGGAGACGCTCTGGCAGATCGCGTCGGACGTCGCCGTCCCGGGCGAGGACGTGCGGGACGTCGTGGCGCAGCTGCGGGACCTCAACGGGATGGCGGACTCCTCGCTGATCGCCGGTCAGGTGCTGCTGGTCCCGGCGGGCTCCTGA
- a CDS encoding LysR family transcriptional regulator has protein sequence MPARTLDAAALRLVRTVHEAGSVTAAARELGLTQPAASQQLRVIERTVGTPVVVRAGRGVRLTEAGLVLARNAAAVESALAATLEEVAAVASLRAGRVRVAAFPSAAATLLPGALAALRQAHPGLSTTFAEAEPPEALAELAAGRVDVALVFRDADAEPADDRLRRVPLVRDEVLAVLPAADGREPGTPVDLADLAGRPWIAGCPQCRAQLVGTCARAGFTPRVDFATDDYLAVLGLVRAGLGVATLPGLALAALPHAGVTVHPARPGAARVVEAVTEPGTARVPAVAAALDALRVAASSVAQPHVHTYPRRTPTATRHAGASPLTPAG, from the coding sequence ATGCCCGCCCGGACGCTCGACGCCGCCGCCCTCCGCCTGGTCCGCACCGTGCACGAGGCGGGGAGCGTGACCGCCGCCGCGCGCGAGCTGGGGCTCACGCAGCCCGCGGCCAGCCAGCAGCTCCGGGTGATCGAGCGCACCGTCGGCACGCCCGTGGTGGTGCGCGCCGGCCGCGGGGTGCGCCTCACCGAGGCCGGCCTCGTGCTCGCCCGGAACGCCGCCGCCGTCGAGTCGGCCCTCGCCGCGACGCTCGAGGAGGTCGCGGCGGTCGCCAGCCTGCGGGCCGGGCGCGTGCGGGTCGCCGCGTTCCCGTCCGCGGCCGCGACGCTGCTGCCGGGGGCCCTGGCCGCGCTCCGGCAGGCGCACCCGGGCCTGAGCACGACGTTCGCCGAGGCCGAGCCGCCGGAGGCGCTGGCCGAGCTCGCCGCGGGCCGCGTCGACGTCGCCCTCGTGTTCCGCGACGCGGACGCCGAGCCCGCCGACGACCGGCTGCGACGCGTGCCCCTCGTCCGGGACGAGGTGCTCGCCGTCCTGCCCGCCGCCGACGGCCGCGAGCCCGGCACGCCGGTGGACCTCGCCGACCTCGCGGGCCGACCGTGGATCGCCGGCTGCCCGCAGTGCCGGGCGCAGCTCGTCGGCACGTGCGCCCGCGCCGGGTTCACCCCGCGGGTGGACTTCGCGACCGACGACTACCTCGCCGTGCTCGGCCTGGTGCGCGCCGGCCTCGGGGTCGCCACCCTCCCGGGTCTGGCGCTGGCCGCGCTCCCGCACGCCGGCGTCACCGTGCACCCCGCCCGCCCCGGTGCGGCGCGGGTCGTCGAGGCCGTGACCGAGCCCGGCACCGCCCGGGTCCCGGCGGTCGCGGCGGCGCTCGACGCCCTGCGGGTCGCCGCGTCGTCGGTCGCGCAGCCGCACGTGCACACGTACCCCCGCCGCACCCCGACCGCCACCCGGCACGCAGGTGCGTCGCCGCTCACCCCGGCCGGGTGA
- a CDS encoding DUF6544 family protein, with protein sequence MTHPRPRPARPGHPAHRPTLRGTARALVGVLILLHGALHVLGYVAAPGGPGLAGAEGTRFTVGPVAGYAWLATAALLVVTGLALLARRPGWWRLGAVAVVASQALVVSQWPEAWAGTVPDLVLAIAVVHGWCATGSRSARTRYRRGVAAALAQAAPDPSAPPSPITEHDLAVLPPALAGYLRRTGSVGRPPMTAFRVTLRGRIRGGPGDRWMTFTGEQVSTSGPRPTRHFLLDATAAGLPVDVLHVLTDGTATMRADLLSAIPVVRGAGPSMDRGETVTLFNDLCLMAPSALVRAPVTWEALDARHVRGTYRQGGQTVRAVLAFDEAGDLVDFVSDDRLRASRDGRSFTPERWSTPVHGYARHDGRRLPSAASALWHPEEGEPFVYAEMTLVDVAELAAPGS encoded by the coding sequence GTGACGCACCCGCGCCCGCGCCCCGCGCGCCCCGGGCACCCGGCGCACCGGCCGACGCTGCGCGGCACCGCGCGTGCGCTGGTGGGCGTCCTGATCCTGCTGCACGGCGCGCTGCACGTGCTCGGGTACGTCGCCGCCCCCGGTGGCCCGGGCCTCGCCGGGGCCGAGGGCACCCGGTTCACGGTCGGGCCGGTCGCCGGGTACGCCTGGCTGGCCACCGCCGCGCTGCTCGTCGTCACGGGGCTCGCCCTGCTGGCGCGCCGGCCGGGATGGTGGCGGCTCGGGGCCGTCGCCGTGGTCGCGTCCCAGGCGCTGGTCGTCTCGCAGTGGCCCGAGGCGTGGGCCGGGACGGTCCCCGACCTGGTCCTGGCGATCGCGGTGGTGCACGGCTGGTGCGCGACCGGCTCCCGCTCGGCCCGCACCCGTTACCGGCGGGGCGTCGCCGCGGCCCTCGCCCAGGCAGCGCCCGACCCGTCCGCGCCGCCGAGCCCGATCACCGAGCACGACCTCGCCGTGCTCCCGCCCGCGCTGGCCGGCTACCTGCGCCGGACCGGCAGCGTCGGCCGACCGCCGATGACCGCGTTCCGGGTGACGCTGCGCGGCCGCATCCGCGGCGGACCCGGCGACCGGTGGATGACGTTCACCGGCGAGCAGGTGTCCACGTCCGGCCCGCGCCCGACGCGGCACTTCCTGCTGGACGCCACCGCGGCGGGGCTGCCGGTCGACGTGCTGCACGTGCTGACCGACGGCACGGCCACGATGCGCGCGGACCTGCTCTCCGCGATCCCGGTGGTGCGCGGGGCGGGGCCGTCGATGGACCGGGGCGAGACGGTCACGCTGTTCAACGACCTGTGCCTCATGGCCCCGTCCGCGCTCGTGCGGGCCCCGGTCACCTGGGAGGCGCTCGACGCGCGGCACGTGCGGGGGACGTACCGGCAGGGCGGGCAGACGGTGCGGGCGGTGCTCGCGTTCGACGAGGCCGGCGACCTGGTCGACTTCGTGTCCGACGACCGGCTGCGCGCCTCCCGCGACGGGCGCTCGTTCACCCCCGAGCGCTGGTCCACGCCCGTGCACGGGTACGCGCGGCACGACGGCCGCCGGCTGCCGTCCGCGGCGAGCGCGCTGTGGCACCCCGAGGAGGGCGAGCCGTTCGTTTACGCGGAGATGACGCTCGTGGACGTCGCGGAGCTCGCGGCCCCGGGGTCCTGA
- a CDS encoding MarR family winged helix-turn-helix transcriptional regulator: MTRTEAEAELFGTLFVLGQHLTRHTDEALAGYGVTSRQWLLLAVLVRALPGDEPTLTRAAEVYGTSRQNVKQIALQLARRGLVELVPDPGDRRATRIRATPRVAELFDSPAAVAEQQAFVGRVFAGLDDADLDRLGHLVGRCLAGLSDAEVRS, encoded by the coding sequence ATGACGCGGACCGAGGCCGAGGCGGAGCTGTTCGGGACCCTGTTCGTCCTCGGCCAGCACCTGACCCGGCACACCGACGAGGCGCTGGCCGGCTACGGGGTCACGAGCCGGCAGTGGCTCCTGCTGGCCGTGCTGGTGCGCGCGCTCCCCGGCGACGAACCCACGCTCACCCGGGCCGCGGAGGTCTACGGGACCTCCCGGCAGAACGTCAAGCAGATCGCGCTGCAGCTGGCACGGCGCGGGCTCGTCGAGCTCGTGCCGGACCCCGGGGACCGCCGCGCCACCCGGATCCGCGCGACGCCGCGGGTCGCGGAGCTGTTCGACTCCCCCGCCGCCGTCGCGGAGCAGCAGGCGTTCGTCGGGCGGGTGTTCGCGGGCCTCGACGACGCCGACCTCGACCGCCTGGGTCACCTCGTGGGCCGCTGCCTGGCGGGGCTGTCCGACGCGGAGGTCCGGTCGTGA